The following coding sequences are from one Lipingzhangella halophila window:
- a CDS encoding TetR/AcrR family transcriptional regulator → MEQGVPRPQVPPVTDGRRARGQRRRASIIEATLRVVERDGAAGVTHRTVAREADVPTSLTTYYFATLDDLLVAALSTVAGEYESQLRQIIAQDGDELGGVAELIAAAAGSGRMRALAERELSTLAARRPALRGVARRWRDTVAEIARRQTSDPVAVETMVAAADGMCAAILLEGAHPDAERVRAVLSQALNGGQAPSPRRG, encoded by the coding sequence GTGGAACAGGGCGTCCCGCGACCGCAGGTCCCACCGGTCACCGATGGCAGGCGGGCCCGCGGGCAACGCCGCCGCGCCTCGATCATCGAGGCGACCCTGCGGGTTGTCGAACGCGACGGGGCGGCCGGTGTCACGCACCGCACCGTGGCCCGAGAGGCCGACGTTCCCACCAGCCTGACCACGTACTACTTCGCGACCCTGGACGACCTGCTCGTCGCCGCACTGTCAACCGTCGCCGGGGAGTACGAGAGCCAACTGCGCCAGATCATCGCGCAGGACGGCGATGAGCTCGGCGGCGTCGCCGAGCTCATCGCGGCGGCAGCGGGAAGCGGCCGGATGCGCGCCCTGGCCGAGCGGGAACTGTCGACGCTGGCCGCGCGGCGCCCCGCACTGCGTGGCGTTGCGCGCCGTTGGCGGGACACCGTGGCCGAGATCGCCCGCCGGCAGACGTCCGACCCGGTCGCGGTCGAGACCATGGTGGCCGCGGCCGACGGGATGTGCGCCGCCATCCTGCTCGAAGGCGCGCATCCCGATGCGGAGCGGGTTCGAGCGGTCCTTTCCCAGGCGTTGAACGGCGGCCAGGCCCCTTCACCCCGCCGCGGCTGA
- a CDS encoding MFS transporter codes for MHTLPPRQAGPKEWGGLAVLALPTVLLGLDVTVLLLVLPSLAADLQPSSTQSLWIVDAYGLLIAGFLITMGTLGDRIGRRRLLMTGAAAFGAASVLAAYSTSAEMLIVARAALGVAGATLMPSTLALISTMFTDARQRALAIGVWATMFALGMAAGPLVGGVLLEHFWWGSVFLLAVPIVGLVLLAAPVLLPEYRAPQVGRIDLASVALSLAALLSVVYAVKDIAAYGARPGMVLVLAAGTALAVVFVRRQYRLPDPLLDMTLFTSRAFSVALGVLLVGLVSIGGVLFLVTQHLQLVEGLSPLAAGAWLGPPALMMLTAAIGAPLLARRVRPGYVVAGSLALSSVGYLLLGQVSGAGSIAVVVAGFGLVYFGLGALAALGTDLVVGAAPPDKAGSASAMSETAQELGVAVGIATLGSLSTAVYRNRITGDIPAELAPRLSEAVGDSLAAAVSMEQGLSGGLLQQAREAYTTGMNVASVAAGTAIAVLAILAAVTLRHVGTVGGDGPQDSEPDRRPEEESASTRR; via the coding sequence ATGCACACCCTGCCCCCGCGCCAAGCCGGCCCCAAGGAATGGGGCGGGCTCGCGGTCCTGGCGCTGCCCACCGTGCTGCTCGGCCTGGACGTCACGGTGCTGCTTCTGGTTCTTCCGTCCCTGGCCGCCGACCTGCAACCGAGCAGCACCCAGTCCCTGTGGATCGTGGACGCCTACGGGCTGCTCATCGCCGGCTTCCTGATCACCATGGGCACGCTCGGCGACCGGATCGGCCGGCGCCGCCTGCTGATGACCGGCGCCGCGGCCTTCGGGGCCGCTTCGGTGCTCGCGGCCTACTCCACCAGCGCCGAAATGCTGATCGTCGCGCGTGCGGCGCTGGGCGTGGCCGGGGCCACCTTGATGCCCTCCACACTGGCCCTGATCAGCACCATGTTCACCGACGCCCGGCAACGCGCACTGGCGATCGGGGTTTGGGCGACCATGTTCGCGCTCGGCATGGCCGCGGGGCCGCTGGTGGGCGGCGTGCTTCTGGAGCACTTCTGGTGGGGCTCGGTGTTCCTGCTAGCAGTGCCGATCGTCGGACTGGTGCTGCTGGCCGCGCCGGTTCTGCTGCCCGAGTACCGCGCCCCGCAGGTGGGCCGCATCGACCTGGCCAGCGTCGCGCTCTCCCTCGCGGCGCTGCTCTCGGTGGTCTACGCGGTCAAGGACATCGCCGCCTACGGCGCGCGCCCCGGCATGGTGCTCGTGCTCGCCGCCGGCACCGCGCTCGCGGTGGTGTTCGTCCGGCGGCAATACCGGCTGCCCGACCCGCTGCTGGACATGACGCTGTTCACCAGCCGCGCGTTCAGCGTCGCGCTGGGCGTTCTCCTGGTCGGACTGGTGAGCATCGGCGGCGTCCTGTTCCTGGTGACCCAGCACCTGCAGCTCGTTGAGGGGTTGTCGCCGCTGGCAGCCGGCGCGTGGCTGGGACCGCCCGCCCTGATGATGCTCACCGCGGCGATCGGTGCGCCACTGCTCGCACGCCGCGTTCGTCCCGGCTACGTGGTGGCCGGGTCCCTGGCCCTGTCCTCGGTGGGATACCTGCTACTCGGCCAGGTCAGCGGCGCTGGCAGCATCGCTGTGGTCGTGGCGGGCTTTGGCCTGGTCTACTTCGGGCTGGGCGCGCTCGCGGCGTTGGGCACGGATCTTGTGGTCGGAGCGGCGCCGCCCGACAAGGCCGGCTCGGCCTCGGCGATGTCGGAGACCGCGCAGGAACTCGGTGTCGCGGTGGGGATCGCCACGCTGGGGAGCCTCTCCACCGCCGTCTACCGCAACCGGATCACCGGGGACATCCCCGCGGAACTGGCGCCGCGGTTGTCCGAGGCGGTCGGCGACAGCCTCGCCGCGGCCGTCTCAATGGAGCAGGGCCTCTCCGGTGGGCTTCTGCAGCAGGCCAGAGAGGCCTACACCACCGGTATGAACGTCGCTTCCGTGGCCGCGGGCACCGCCATCGCGGTCCTGGCGATCCTGGCCGCCGTCACGCTGCGGCATGTCGGGACCGTTGGCGGCGACGGCCCCCAGGACAGTGAGCCCGACCGCCGGCCGGAGGAGGAATCCGCATCCACCAGACGGTGA
- a CDS encoding DUF2277 domain-containing protein has product MCRNVRRLHNLDPPANETEIREAALQYVRKVSGSAKPSAANQEAFEQAVEAIAATTADLLDSLVTKAPARTREQERARAQARAQRRVEPSARDR; this is encoded by the coding sequence ATGTGCCGTAACGTCCGCCGCCTGCACAACCTCGACCCGCCCGCGAACGAGACCGAGATCCGCGAGGCCGCGCTGCAGTACGTCCGCAAAGTCAGCGGATCGGCAAAGCCCTCGGCCGCCAACCAGGAGGCGTTCGAGCAGGCGGTGGAGGCCATCGCCGCCACCACCGCCGACCTGCTCGACTCGCTGGTGACAAAAGCGCCCGCCCGCACGCGCGAGCAGGAGCGCGCCCGCGCCCAGGCGCGGGCACAGCGCAGGGTCGAGCCCTCCGCTCGCGACCGCTAG
- a CDS encoding ArsR/SmtB family transcription factor, with protein sequence MVVQSGGTTDRLLHALADGTRRDILRRSVRGELSVSQLAEAYPMSFAAVQKHVAVLERAGLVTKERRGKEQLVRTDPDAVRLARLALEELEATWRGRVDRMSQVLSQSFDPVKDTPNDGRREE encoded by the coding sequence ATGGTTGTACAAAGTGGCGGCACCACGGACCGCCTACTCCACGCACTGGCCGACGGCACTCGCCGCGACATCCTCCGGCGCTCGGTCCGAGGGGAGTTGTCGGTGTCACAGCTGGCCGAGGCTTACCCGATGAGCTTCGCCGCGGTGCAGAAACACGTCGCGGTCCTGGAGCGAGCCGGCCTGGTCACCAAGGAGCGCCGCGGAAAGGAACAGCTCGTGCGCACCGACCCCGACGCGGTACGACTGGCGCGTCTGGCACTCGAAGAGCTGGAAGCAACCTGGCGCGGGCGCGTGGACCGGATGTCGCAGGTGCTGTCGCAGTCCTTTGACCCGGTCAAGGACACCCCGAACGACGGAAGGAGAGAAGAATGA
- a CDS encoding SRPBCC family protein: MSVSSVDKDTDNLALTLVSDFDAPIERVWQLWADPRQLERWWGPPTYPATVEFHDLTPGGEVTYFMTSPEGEKYRGWWRITSVDPPTALEFTDGFANSDGTANTDLPNTTVRVRLSTHNGGTRMELRTNYESRETMEQMLRMGQAEGLQAAVGQMDALLAG; this comes from the coding sequence ATGAGCGTCTCCAGTGTTGACAAGGACACCGACAACCTCGCACTCACCCTGGTCTCCGACTTCGACGCGCCGATCGAGCGCGTCTGGCAGCTGTGGGCCGACCCGCGGCAGCTGGAGCGCTGGTGGGGCCCGCCCACCTACCCGGCGACCGTGGAGTTCCACGACCTGACGCCGGGTGGCGAGGTCACCTACTTCATGACGAGCCCTGAGGGGGAGAAGTATCGGGGCTGGTGGCGCATCACCTCGGTGGACCCGCCCACGGCCCTGGAGTTCACGGACGGCTTCGCCAACTCCGACGGGACGGCGAACACCGACCTGCCCAACACCACGGTTCGGGTGCGGCTCAGCACGCACAACGGCGGAACACGGATGGAGCTGCGGACCAACTACGAGTCCCGCGAAACCATGGAGCAGATGCTGCGCATGGGCCAGGCCGAAGGCCTGCAGGCCGCGGTCGGCCAGATGGACGCCCTGCTGGCCGGCTGA
- a CDS encoding NAD(P)/FAD-dependent oxidoreductase, protein MRVIVVGGGIVGASAAFHLASKGVSTTLVDRGHPGQATAAGAGIVFPWPFPWSTPQLREFQLRAAAHYPALMADLAADGETTGYDVVGGLSVSTDTSAADRDFELVRSLAAEPGYEGLGEVARLAPGEPTRRFPLLPPDYQGTSVAGMARVDGRQASAALVNAAEKRGIRRLNADAELIGEQGRVRGVRVGGEEHPADAVIVAGGAWSARLLAPFGVRVPVFPVRGQITHFAAPGQLTRDWPCVRLGERDHYLLTFPPNRIVTGGTREPEAGFDYRVTGAGLHQVLTDAIDILPGLAEATVLETRVGFRPGSRDGLPILGTVGELPGVVVATGLGAEGLTLGPYQGVVAARLAMGEEAETDLVPFRPDREVPDAVG, encoded by the coding sequence ATGCGCGTCATCGTGGTCGGCGGTGGCATCGTCGGTGCCAGCGCGGCCTTCCATCTGGCCAGCAAGGGCGTGTCCACGACTCTGGTGGACCGCGGACATCCGGGGCAGGCCACGGCCGCCGGGGCCGGCATCGTCTTCCCATGGCCCTTCCCGTGGTCCACTCCGCAGTTGCGGGAGTTCCAGCTACGGGCCGCGGCCCACTACCCCGCCCTCATGGCCGACCTCGCCGCCGACGGAGAGACCACCGGCTACGACGTCGTGGGCGGTCTCTCGGTGAGCACCGACACCAGCGCCGCGGACCGCGACTTCGAGCTGGTGCGCTCGCTGGCCGCCGAACCCGGCTACGAAGGGCTCGGCGAGGTCGCCAGGCTGGCTCCGGGGGAGCCCACGCGGCGCTTCCCGCTGCTCCCACCGGACTACCAGGGCACCAGCGTGGCCGGCATGGCGCGCGTGGACGGCCGCCAGGCCAGCGCCGCGCTCGTCAACGCCGCCGAGAAGCGCGGGATCCGGCGCCTCAACGCCGACGCCGAGCTGATCGGCGAGCAGGGCCGGGTCAGGGGCGTTCGTGTCGGGGGAGAAGAGCACCCTGCCGACGCCGTCATCGTCGCGGGCGGCGCGTGGTCGGCCCGGCTCCTCGCGCCGTTCGGCGTGCGGGTGCCGGTGTTCCCCGTCCGCGGCCAGATCACCCACTTCGCCGCGCCCGGGCAGCTCACCCGCGACTGGCCGTGCGTCCGGCTCGGCGAGCGCGACCACTACCTGCTGACGTTCCCGCCGAACCGGATCGTGACCGGTGGCACCCGCGAACCCGAGGCCGGGTTCGACTACCGGGTGACGGGCGCGGGGCTGCACCAGGTACTCACCGACGCCATCGACATCCTGCCCGGTCTGGCCGAGGCCACCGTCCTGGAGACCCGCGTCGGTTTCCGTCCGGGCAGCCGCGACGGCCTGCCGATCCTCGGCACGGTCGGGGAGCTGCCGGGCGTGGTCGTCGCCACCGGGCTGGGCGCCGAAGGGCTGACCCTGGGCCCCTACCAGGGAGTCGTCGCCGCCCGCTTGGCCATGGGAGAGGAGGCCGAGACCGACCTGGTCCCGTTCCGGCCCGACCGCGAGGTACCGGACGCGGTGGGGTGA
- a CDS encoding histone deacetylase codes for MVRDQPELVWYASFGANMSLDRINCYVAGGTPPGGSRANPGCRDRTLPRARRAVWLAGGTYFALASPMWGGGLAIHDPRLPGAVPARAYLVTAGQFSDIAAQEMYRDPGGDLDLTRVLRDGRDVRGEGRYETLLYSGDIDGCPVVGFTAHWRLSDVAVAAPSAAYLRVIGAGLRAAHAWSVERTATHLAQRPGAAGTWQGSDIAALLR; via the coding sequence ATGGTGCGTGACCAGCCCGAACTCGTCTGGTACGCCAGCTTCGGGGCGAACATGTCCCTTGACCGGATCAACTGCTACGTGGCGGGCGGAACTCCCCCGGGCGGCTCGCGGGCCAACCCCGGCTGCCGGGACCGCACACTCCCGCGCGCCCGCCGGGCGGTGTGGCTGGCCGGCGGGACCTACTTCGCCCTCGCGTCGCCGATGTGGGGCGGCGGGCTCGCCATCCACGACCCCCGACTTCCCGGAGCCGTTCCGGCGCGGGCCTACCTGGTCACCGCCGGGCAGTTCAGCGACATCGCGGCCCAGGAGATGTACCGGGATCCGGGCGGCGACCTCGACCTCACCCGGGTGCTCCGCGACGGCCGCGATGTCCGCGGCGAGGGCCGTTACGAGACGTTGCTGTACAGCGGCGACATCGACGGGTGCCCGGTGGTCGGCTTCACCGCCCACTGGAGGCTGTCCGACGTCGCCGTGGCGGCACCCTCGGCCGCGTACCTGCGGGTCATCGGCGCGGGCCTGCGCGCCGCGCACGCCTGGAGCGTTGAGCGAACCGCCACCCATCTGGCCCAGCGTCCGGGCGCCGCCGGGACCTGGCAGGGCTCCGACATCGCGGCGCTGCTGCGCTGA
- a CDS encoding phosphatase domain-containing putative toxin gives MRPNLHRVDLDGPGELAMMAHPRGLDWLGDEMAALAREGVDIVVCALTEAERDELGLADEEREAGGAGLRFVGLPVADRGVWEVRAVLPRLRELARALHGGASIVTHCRYGIGRASVLAGALLVLNGADPEEVWPRLERARGLAVPDTAEQRRWIAELAAHTHG, from the coding sequence ATGCGTCCCAACCTGCACAGGGTCGATCTCGACGGGCCCGGTGAGCTCGCCATGATGGCCCATCCCCGCGGCCTGGACTGGCTCGGGGACGAGATGGCGGCGCTGGCCAGGGAGGGTGTCGACATCGTGGTCTGCGCCCTCACGGAGGCCGAGCGCGACGAGCTGGGACTCGCCGATGAGGAGCGGGAGGCCGGCGGCGCGGGTCTGCGGTTCGTGGGCCTGCCCGTTGCCGACCGCGGGGTGTGGGAGGTGCGGGCGGTGCTGCCCCGGCTCCGGGAACTCGCGCGTGCGCTGCACGGCGGCGCCTCTATCGTCACGCACTGCCGTTACGGCATTGGGCGCGCTTCGGTCCTGGCCGGGGCACTTCTGGTACTCAATGGAGCCGATCCGGAAGAGGTCTGGCCCCGGCTCGAACGGGCTCGCGGGCTCGCGGTGCCGGACACCGCCGAGCA